The following proteins are encoded in a genomic region of Pungitius pungitius chromosome 19, fPunPun2.1, whole genome shotgun sequence:
- the arl8 gene encoding ADP-ribosylation factor-like 8, protein MGLIFAKLWSFFCNQEHKVIIVGLDNAGKTTILYQFLMNEVVHTSPTIGSNVEEIVVKNTHFLMWDIGGQESLRSSWNTYYSNTEFIILVVDSTDRERLVISKEELYRMLAHEDLRKAAVLIFANKQDMKDCMSAAEISKYLTLSSIKDHPWHIQSCCALTGEGLCQGLEWMTSRAGLR, encoded by the exons AACACAAGGTGATAATTGTCGGACTCGACAATGCCGGGAAAACCACCATCCTCTACCAATT TCTGATGAACGAGGTCGTCCACACGTCACCCACTATCGGAAGCAACGTGGAGGAAATAGTGGTGAAGAACACCCACTTCCTGATGTGGGATATAGGAGGACAGGAGTCTCTCCGGTCCTCCTGGAACACCTACTACTCCAATACAGAG TTCATCATTCTGGTGGTGGACAGCACGGACAGAGAGAGGCTGGTCATCTCTAAAGAGGAGCTCTACAGGATGCTGGCTCAtgag GACCTGCGGAAAGCAGCTGTGTTGATATTTGCCAACAAGCAGGATATGAAGGACTGTATGTCCGCGGCAGAGATCTCCAAATACCTCACCCTGAGCTCCATCAAAGACCACCCCTGGCACATACAGTCCTGCTGTGCCCTCACAGGAGAGGG TTTATGCCAGGGCCTTGAGTGGATGACATCGAGGGCCGGCCTTAgatag